In Erpetoichthys calabaricus chromosome 15, fErpCal1.3, whole genome shotgun sequence, one DNA window encodes the following:
- the degs1 gene encoding sphingolipid delta(4)-desaturase DES1 translates to MGNRVAREDFEWVYTDQPHADRRKEILAKYPEIKSLMVPDTRLKWIVCMMVVVQFLAFYLVKDLEWKWLLFWTYVFGSCINHSMTLAIHEISHNTAFGNNKALWNRWFAIFANLPIGLPYSASFKRYHLDHHRYLGGDGIDVDIPTDFEGWFFCTRMRKFFWIVLQPLFYAIRPLYINPKPISQLEVINLVVQFSFNIALYYLWGIKPVVYMLAGSMLGMGMHPISGHFIAEHYMFLKGHETYSYYGSLNLLTFNVGYHNEHHDFPSIPGRRLPEVKKIASEYYEHLPQYTSWVKVLYDFIMDDTLSPYSRIKRKLKGEVKQE, encoded by the exons CAAAATACCCAGAGATCAAGTCACTGATGGTTCCCGACACACGACTCAAGTGGATTGTCTGcatgatggtggtggtgcagtTTTTGGCCTTTTACCTTGTGAAGGACCTGGAATGGAAGTGGCTCTTGTTCTGGACTTACGTTTTTGGCAGCTGCATCAACCACTCCATGACTCTGGCCATTCACGAAATCTCTCATAACACGGCATTTGGCAACAATAAGGCGTTGTGGAACCGctggtttgccatttttgccaaccTCCCCATTGGTCTGCCGTATTCGGCTTCTTTCAAGCGGTACCACCTGGATCACCACCGCTACCTCGGCGGGGATGGCATCGATGTGGACATACCCACGGACTTTGAAGGCTGGTTTTTCTGCACACGAATGCGCAAATTCTTTTGGATTGTTTTACAGCCGCTCTTCTATGCCATCCGCCCGCTGTACATCAACCCAAAGCCCATCAGTCAGTTGGAGGTGATTAACCTGGTGGTTCAGTTCTCGTTTAACATTGCCCTCTACTACCTATGGGGAATCAAGCCTGTTGTGTACATGCTGGCAGGGTCCATGCTTGGCATGGGGATGCATCCAATCTCGGGCCACTTCATTGCAGAGCACTACATGTTTCTGAAAGGTCATGAGACCTACTCTTACTATGGATCCCTCAATCTGCTCACCTTCAATGTTGGATACCACAACGAACACCACGACTTTCCCAGTATTCCTGGACGAAGGCTGCCAGAG GTCAAGAAAATTGCCTCCGAGTACTACGAGCACCTTCCTCAGTATACCTCCTGGGTGAAAGTACTGTACGATTTCATAATGGACGACACCCTTAGCCCTTACTCTCGTATAAAAAGAAAACTCAAGGGGGAAGTGAAACAAGAATAA